The Dysidea avara chromosome 13, odDysAvar1.4, whole genome shotgun sequence genome includes a region encoding these proteins:
- the LOC136243441 gene encoding integrase/recombinase xerD homolog: MVVIVLELLVATGLPREGTWKLLDELHDPVLKDLASRLPNTILHSRASSTVKKYLGAYRRWKSWAVSHQLPPFPAKPQHFVLYLQHLGETIKSKSAVEEACNALSWVHSSSGFAAPSSHPFVRATLEGLQRELAKPIVKKEPVTVEMLEAMVKDAESSGTLSDLRLVTACLLSFAGFLRSSELVELRPCDCSATTQMLKVNIVKSKNDQLRHGSELLIARTNSSTCPVAMLERYMARTGMRWGDDCYIFRAIQRTKNGETLRQSGHISYSCVMDLFKKKVSKLGFEAPEFGLHSLRSGGATTAANAGVPDRLFKRHGRWRSENAKDGYIKDSVEKRLQVSKKLGLYLLSYSLLCSSKCVISDSQPACGGTNLRW, encoded by the exons atggttGTCATTGTCTTGGAATTGTTAGTAGCCACAG GTTTGCCAAGGGAAGGAACCTGGAAACTTTTGGATGAGCTGCACGATCCCGTGTTAAAGGACCTGGCTAGTCGCCTGCCCAACACGATTCTACACAGTCGTGCTAGCAGTACGGTGAAGAAGTATCTTGGAGCGTACAGGAGGTGGAAGTCATGGGCAGTTTCACATCAGCTGCCTCCTTTTCCAGCCAAGCCTCAACATTTTGTCCTATACCTCCAGCATCTAGGGGAGACAATCAAATCCAAGTCTGCAGTTGAAGAGGCATGTAATGCTTTATCATGGGTACACTCAAGCTCTGGTTTTGCAGCTCCGTCATCCCACCCTTTTGTGAGAGCTACCCTAGAAGGGCTGCAGCGTGAATTGGCAAAACCCATAGTCAAAAAGGAGCCAGTTACAGTTGAGATGCTGGAGGCAATGGTCAAGGACGCAGAAAGCTCAGGTACCTTATCAGACCTCAGGCTGGTAACTGCCTGTTTACTTAGCTTTGCGGGTTTCTTGCGTTCCAGTGAACTGGTAGAGTTAAGGCCATGTGACTGCTCAGCTACAACACAGATGCTCAAAGTCAATATTGTTAAGAGCAAGAATGACCAATTGCGTCATGGCAGTGAGCTTCTTATAGCCAGGACCAATTCAAGCACTTGCCCAGTGGCTATGTTGGAGCGATATATGGCCAGGACAGGCATGAGATGGGGAGATGATTGCTACATATTTAGAGCAATCCAGAGAACAAAAAATGGAGAAACTCTCAGGCAGTCGGGTCACATTAGCTACTCCTGTGTAATGGACCTATTCAAGAAGAAGGTGTCCAAATTAGGTTTCGAAGCTCCAGAGTTTGGGCTCCACAGTCTGAGATCGGGAGGAGCTACAACCGCGGCTAATGCTGGAGTCCCTGACCGGTTATTTAAGCGCCATGGTCGGTGGCGGTCAGAAAATGCAAAGGACGGATACATCAAAGACAGTGTGGAGAAGAGGCTGCAAGTTTCCAAGAAATTGGGATTGTATCTTCTCAGCTACAgccttctttgtagctctaagTGTGTTATTAGTGATAGCCAACCAGCTTGTGGTGGCACAAACCTAAGGTGGTAA
- the LOC136243442 gene encoding uncharacterized protein → MSWCHRLTLTEEALLEIEFWHSEISSFNGQHIWPRPSAVRVVYSDASSTGYGGYVVEHGNLIANGQWSPDDADKSSTWRELRAVRLVLDSFQDKLRNERVRWFSDNQNVVRIVQCGSRQPYLQSEALSIFSTCLRNNIRIEPEWIPRDENELADYFSRIVDYDDYRLHPAVFQWLDSVWGPHTVDRFANPTNAQIERFNSRFWTPGTDAVDAFTCSWAEDNNWWFPPVYLIPRVIRYAQSLGARGTLIAPQWLSSPFWPLIFPNGVDPAEFVVGYLVLPSSKELILPGYLGASLFKGPPNTPVLAIRLEFQ, encoded by the coding sequence ATGAGTTGGTGTCATCGGTTAACACTGACAGAAGAAGCCTTGCTAGAAATAGAATTTTGGCATTCCGAGATTTCAAGTTTTAATGGGCAGCATATTTGGCCAAGACCGTCAGCTGTCAGGGTGGTATATTCAGATGCAAGCTCCACAGGTTATGGTGGATATGTAGTGGAGCACGGTAATTTAATCGCCAATGGTCAGTGGTCCCCTGATGATGCAGATAAGAGTTCAACATGGCGTGAGCTGCGGGCAGTGCGGCTGGTGCTGGACTCCTTCCAGGATAAGCTCAGAAATGAGCGGGTTCGCTGGTTTTCAGATAATCAGAACGTGGTGAGAATAGTGCAATGTGGAAGTAGGCAGCCTTACCTTCAGTCAGAAGCATTGAGTATATTTTCCACTTGTTTAAGAAACAATATTAGAATAGAGCCAGAATGGATCCCAAGGGATGAGAATGAGCTGGCTGACTACTTTAGTCGTATAGTAGACTATGATGATTACAGGTTGCATCCTGCAGTATTTCAATGGCTAGACAGTGTTTGGGGGCCCCACACAGTagataggtttgctaatcctaCAAATGCCCAGATAGAGAGATTCAATTCCAGGTTTTGGACCCCGGGCACAGACGCAGTGGATGCGTTTACTTGCAGTTGGGCTGAGGATAACAATTGGTGGTTTCCCCCAGTCTATCTGATTCCCCGGGTGATTAGATATGCGCAAAGCCTTGGTGCAAGGGGTACCCTAATAGCCCCCCAGTGGTTGTCATCACCTTTTTGGCCATTGATTTTCCCCAATGGAGTGGACCCAGCAGAATTTGTAGTGGGGTACCTAGTGTTACCAAGCAGTAAGGAACTGATCTTACCAGGCTACTTAGGCGCTAGCCTGTTTAAGGGCCCCCCAAATACACCAGTGTTGGCTATCAGGCTGGAGttccaataa
- the LOC136242413 gene encoding uncharacterized protein, whose protein sequence is MENEMFDKLMAELQQTRREMDEKITSSMAEVKREVSYAQERTAKDFSQKLNRTTYQFRKKGNEKQYTFNSGVEEAIASAQQELERMASSVDDGGKESLRKAADHLEEGASALKTRQKHIKVADRSDYGWGAVRHYQSDPLADNSDDEKQLRRADKEAKKDFEESEAFNKKTARGGSWGGRRGRRYNPYKHYDSWADGPGPSVRRDALPPAPRPLMSLGPQRQTRQKVLGPCFTCGGFGHLARTCHYKGRQYPFNLPVVSRADTTCVTAESRQMSISMQGVDNCIDEFVDNCMFESDVPIEGVNRLQSTDEVGGLSDTGRPDSVDNCELHNLTKIWEVEDTLAEVPVQVSDVQGRLKQNISFWREVLQAPPPIIDCIENGYRLPLKFVPPPYAQQNHKSVELYSEFVNDAVQKLIENHCVMKVEAKPEVCSPLSVVGNLQGKLRLVLNLRYLNQFLHILSFKYEDLRIAALIFEQGEYLFKFDLKSGYHHVDVWPGHYQFLGFRWDMNGIGNYYVFKVLPFGLSTACYFFTKLMRPLVKYWRGRGLKAIVYLDDGIIAVKGEAEAKIESRKVKQDLEKAGFIVNIEKCVWEPAHSIE, encoded by the coding sequence ATGGAGAACGAAATGTTCGATAAGTTGATGGCTGAACTCCAACAAACCCGCCGTGAAATGGACGAGAAGATTACTTCGTCCATGGCTGAAGTTAAGCGCGAGGTCTCCTATGCGCAGGAAAGGACGGCCAAGGATTTCTCGCAGAAGCTTAATCGGACGACCTACCAGTTCCGAAAAAAAGGGAACGAGAAGCAGTATACTTTCAACTCGGGAGTGGAAGAAGCTATCGCGTCAGCCCAGCAGGAGTTGGAGAGGATGGCGTCATCGGTGGACGATGGTGGGAAGGAGTCGCTTAGAAAAGCGGCGGATCACTTGGAGGAAGGTGCGTCCGCGTTAAAAACGCGTCAGAAGCACATAAAGGTGGCCGACCGCTCGGATTACGGATGGGGGGCGGTTCGCCACTATCAGAGCGACCCACTGGCCGATAACAGTGACGACGAAAAGCAGCTCCGAAGGGCAGACAAGGAGGCCAAGAAGGACTTCGAGGAGTCAGAGGCCTTCAACAAGAAAACCGCCAGAGGAGGAAGCTGGGGCGGCAGAAGGGGACGCCGCTACAACCCCTACAAGCATTATGACTCCTGGGCTGATGGCCCGGGACCTAGTGTGAGGAGAGATGCACTGCCACCAGCTCCAAGACCACTTATGTCTCTCGGACCTCAGAGACAGACCAGGCAAAAGGTCTTGGGTCCTTGCTTTACTTGTGGTGGGTTTGGCCACCTGGCACGTACATGCCACTACAAAGGAAGGCAGTATCCTTTTAATCTGCCTGTGGTAAGCAGGGCAGATACCACATGTGTTACTGCTGAGTCAAGACAAATGTCTATTAGTatgcaaggtgttgataactGTATTGATGAATTTGTTGATAACTGTATGTTTGAATCAGATGTACCTATAGAAGGCGTAAATAGATTGCAAAGCACAGATGAGGTTGGTGGGTTGTCTGACACTGGTAGACCTGACAGTGTAGATAATTGTGAGCTGCATAACCTAACAAAAATTTGGGAAGTAGAAGATACATTAGCAGAGGTACCAGTACAAGTTTCAGATGTTCAAGGCAGGCTTAAACAGAATATTAGTTTTTGGCGTGAGGTTCTGCAAGCCCCTCCCCCTATCATAGACTGTATAGAAAATGGCTACCGCCTACCACTAAAATTTGTCCCCCCACCCTATGCCCAACAGAACCACAAGTCTGTTGAGTTGTACAGTGAATTTGTGAATGATGCAGTCCAAAAATTGATAGAGAACCATTGTGTGATGAAAGTAGAAGCAAAACCAGAGGTGTGTAGCCCCTTGTCAGTAGTAGGTAACCTGCAGGGAAAGCTGCGCCTGGTTTTAAACCTGAGATACCTGAACCAGTTCCTGCACATCTTGAGTTTCAAGTATGAGGACCTGCGTATAGCTGCGCTAATTTTTGAACAAGGTGAGTACCTGTTTAAGTTTGATTTGAAGTCTGGGTACCATCACGTTGATGTATGGCCTGGGCACTACCAATTCCTGGGGTTCCGCTGGGATATGAATGGTATAGGGAATTACTATGTGTTTAAAGTCCTCCCGTTTGGGTTGTCCACTGCCTGCTACTTCTTTACCAAGTTAATGAGACCTTTAGTGAAATACTGGCGTGGTAGGGGCTTGAAAGCGATCGTTTATTTGGATGATGGGATTATAGCAGTGAAGGGAGAAGCAGAAGCAAAAATCGAAAGCAGGAAAGTTAAACAGGACCTAGAAAAGGCTGGATTTATCGTTAATATAGAAAAGTGTGTCTGGGAACCAGCTCATAGTATAGAatga